A genomic window from Candidatus Bathyarchaeota archaeon includes:
- a CDS encoding TrmB family transcriptional regulator, which produces MSTPVSEDAKKVLHEVGLTEYETRAFLILLERGVMTASEVSEHGGVPYSKVYETLNSLERKGWVEVEKGRPSRYFPKAPTEALEAERLRLEGMMSGWKKVVMGELQPLYEKRELMEKPDIWILRGEFSVMAKLQEMLEVVKSELLVAVPAFAKNFVDASVSTLAQVRTSGVDVKVMLAGKWTQKELAIIDNVRFRDNMFGGGVIVDGKEALLFLGEADKKRSYAGLLVIWSNHIGLVKFAREYFQLLWDTAKTAV; this is translated from the coding sequence TTGAGCACGCCAGTAAGTGAAGACGCAAAAAAAGTTCTACACGAAGTAGGCCTAACAGAATACGAAACCCGAGCTTTTTTGATACTATTAGAACGGGGAGTAATGACAGCCAGCGAAGTCAGCGAACATGGTGGAGTCCCGTATTCTAAGGTGTATGAAACCCTCAATTCTTTAGAGCGCAAAGGCTGGGTAGAAGTCGAAAAAGGTCGCCCCAGCAGATATTTTCCCAAAGCTCCTACTGAAGCTCTGGAAGCAGAACGTTTACGTCTAGAAGGCATGATGAGCGGCTGGAAAAAAGTGGTGATGGGTGAGCTTCAGCCCCTTTACGAAAAACGTGAGTTAATGGAAAAGCCTGACATCTGGATACTAAGGGGAGAGTTTAGTGTCATGGCCAAGCTTCAAGAAATGTTAGAAGTAGTAAAATCAGAGTTGTTGGTTGCGGTTCCGGCTTTTGCTAAGAACTTTGTTGATGCTTCTGTATCCACTTTGGCTCAGGTACGAACAAGTGGGGTAGATGTTAAGGTAATGCTTGCCGGAAAATGGACCCAAAAAGAACTCGCAATTATTGATAATGTTCGTTTTCGGGATAACATGTTTGGTGGCGGAGTAATTGTGGACGGTAAAGAGGCACTTTTGTTTCTTGGTGAAGCTGACAAAAAACGCAGCTACGCCGGGCTCCTAGTCATCTGGAGCAACCACATCGGACTAGTAAAATTCGCCCGAGAATACTTCCAACTACTCTGGGACACAGCAAAAACTGCCGTGTAA
- a CDS encoding radical SAM protein, with the protein MQVIKQTKSLCPECLKVLEATIYEDDNKVYIEKTCDEHGKYTELYWSNYDIYQKAESLRAEGTGLENPRTETKNGCPLDCGICPEHKSHTGLAIIDITNRCNLTCPVCFANAASAGYVYEPTKEQIFEMLENLRQNKPVRPPALQFSGGEPTIRKDLTELIVKAKELGFHHVEVNTNGLRLANDPEFAKQLVEAGLSTIYLQFDGLTSDVYEFTRGVDLLDIKMKAIENCRAARLSLVLVVTLVKGVNDHQIGDIIRFAKDNFDIVRCVNVQPVSICGRIDEDEREKMRITIPDFMEKVEEQTDGLIKVDDFYPVPTVVPISRAVAALKGKDYVEFTTHPHCGMATYVFIEGDKMVPINRYVNVDKFMSTMEKVYEDAKAGKTKSAKIHLVGLLRHIKFGLLRKYLLPIVKSGSYDSLGDLHRKMLLVSSMHFMDPYNFDLERVQRCCIHYAVPDGRIIPFCAMNSIHREKVEHDMGIPLEEWKKQNKKQVGEVQ; encoded by the coding sequence ATGCAAGTAATCAAACAAACAAAATCATTGTGCCCGGAATGCCTCAAGGTACTAGAGGCTACAATCTATGAAGACGACAACAAAGTCTACATAGAAAAAACCTGCGATGAGCACGGCAAATATACTGAACTATACTGGAGCAACTACGACATTTACCAAAAAGCCGAAAGCCTACGAGCCGAAGGTACTGGACTTGAAAACCCCAGAACAGAAACAAAAAACGGATGCCCCTTAGACTGTGGAATCTGCCCAGAACATAAAAGCCACACCGGCCTTGCAATCATCGACATAACCAACAGGTGCAACCTTACTTGCCCAGTTTGTTTTGCTAACGCTGCAAGTGCAGGATACGTGTATGAACCCACAAAAGAGCAAATCTTTGAAATGCTCGAAAACCTGCGCCAAAACAAGCCTGTAAGACCGCCTGCTTTACAGTTTTCAGGCGGAGAACCAACAATACGAAAAGACTTGACCGAACTGATCGTTAAAGCAAAAGAACTAGGCTTCCATCACGTAGAAGTCAACACAAACGGCTTACGATTAGCCAACGACCCTGAATTCGCAAAACAACTAGTAGAAGCAGGCTTGAGCACAATTTATTTGCAGTTTGACGGATTAACCTCAGACGTTTACGAATTCACCCGTGGTGTTGACCTTCTTGACATTAAAATGAAGGCAATCGAAAACTGCCGCGCAGCAAGATTAAGCCTTGTACTTGTTGTTACCCTTGTAAAAGGCGTTAACGACCATCAAATAGGCGACATTATACGCTTCGCTAAAGACAACTTTGACATTGTTCGATGTGTAAATGTCCAGCCTGTAAGCATTTGCGGCAGAATAGACGAAGACGAACGAGAAAAAATGCGAATTACAATACCTGATTTCATGGAAAAAGTCGAAGAACAAACAGACGGCTTAATAAAAGTCGACGACTTTTACCCTGTTCCTACTGTAGTTCCCATCAGCCGGGCTGTAGCTGCCCTGAAAGGCAAAGACTACGTTGAATTCACTACCCATCCCCATTGTGGAATGGCAACTTACGTGTTCATTGAAGGCGACAAAATGGTGCCCATCAACCGCTATGTTAACGTTGACAAATTCATGTCCACCATGGAAAAAGTATACGAAGACGCCAAAGCAGGCAAGACAAAATCTGCTAAAATCCATCTGGTCGGACTGCTAAGACACATCAAATTCGGATTACTCAGAAAATATCTGCTGCCCATCGTCAAAAGTGGAAGCTACGACTCCCTTGGAGACCTTCACAGAAAAATGCTACTAGTTTCTTCCATGCATTTCATGGACCCATACAACTTTGACTTGGAACGGGTTCAACGATGCTGCATCCATTACGCAGTTCCTGACGGCAGAATCATACCATTCTGTGCAATGAACTCGATTCACCGAGAAAAAGTTGAACACGACATGGGCATTCCCTTGGAAGAATGGAAAAAACAAAACAAAAAACAAGTCGGTGAAGTCCAATAG